The Watersipora subatra chromosome 1, tzWatSuba1.1, whole genome shotgun sequence genome has a window encoding:
- the LOC137410664 gene encoding coagulation factor V-like, protein MCLKAAERQLTSVRVTFWMKKLIVEKQHAQDVHSSITHIRLLLQQYSHTTLITEYSHTTLITEYSHTTLITEYSHTTLITEYSHTTLITEYSHTTLITEYSHTTLITEYSHTTLITEYSHTTLITEYSHTTLITEYSHTTLITEYSHTTLITEYSHTTLITEYSHTTLITEYSHTTLITEYSHTTLITEYSHTTLITEYSHTTLITEYSHATLITEYSHTTLITEYSHTTLITEYSHTTLITEYSHTTLITEYSHTTLITEYSHTTLITEYSHTTLITEYSHTTLITEYSHTTLITEYSHTTLITEYSHTTLITEYSHATLITEYSHTTLITEYSHTTLITEYSRITLITEYSHTTLITEYSHTTLITEYSHTTLITEYSHTNLITEYSHTTHITEYSHSSLIEDTKPKSMLLCRDSLGIMQKNA, encoded by the exons ATGTGCCTGAAAGCGGCTGAAAGACAGCTGACGTCTGTGCGTGTTACGTTCTGGATGAAGAAACTGATAGTAGAGAAACAACACGCACAGGATGTACACAGCAGTATCACTCACATACGACTCTTATTACAAC AGTACTCTCATACTACTCTTATAACAGAGTACTCTCATACTACTCTTATAACAGAGTACTCTCATACTACTCTTATTACAGAGTACTCTCATACTACTCTTATAACAGAGTACTCTCATACTACTCTTATTACAGAGTACTCTCATACTACTCTTATAACAGAGTACTCTCATACTACTCTTATAACAGAGTACTCTCATACTACTCTTATTACAGAGTACTCTCATACTACTCTTATTACAGAGTACTCTCATACTACACTTATTACAGAGTACTCTCATACTACTCTTATAACAGAGTACTCTCATACTACTCTTATTACAGAGTACTCTCATACTACTCTTATTACAGAGTACTCTCATACTACTCTTATTACAGAGTACTCTCATACTACTCTTATTACAGAGTACTCTCATACTACTCTTATTACAGAGTACTCTCATACTACTCTTATAACAGAGTACTCTCATACTACTCTTATTACAGAGTACTCTCATGCTACTCTTATTACAGAGTACTCTCATACTACTCTTATTACAGAGTACTCTCATACTACTCTTATTACAGAGTACTCTCATACTACTCTTATAACAGAGTACTCTCATACTACTCTTATAACAGAGTACTCTCATACTACTCTTATTACAGAGTACTCTCATACTACTCTTATTACAGAGTACTCTCATACTACTCTTATAACAGAGTACTCTCATACTACTCTTATAACAGAGTACTCTCATACTACTCTTATTACAGAGTACTCTCATACTACTCTTATAACAGAGTACTCTCATACTACTCTTATTACAGAGTACTCTCATGCTACTCTTATTACAGAGTACTCTCATACTACTCTTATTACAGAGTACTCTCATACTACACTTATTACAGAGTACTCTCGTATTACTCTTATTACAGAGTACTCTCATACTACTCTTATTACGGAGTACTCTCATACTACTCTTATTACAGAGTACTCTCATACTACTCTTATTACAGAGTACTCTCATACTAATCTTATTACGGAGTACTCTCATACTACTCATATCACGGAGTACTCTCATAGTAGTCTTATTGAAGATACCAAGCCAAAGTCTATGTTACTATGCAGAGATTCCCTAGGCATTATGCAAAAGAATGCATGA
- the LOC137408434 gene encoding uncharacterized protein translates to MVGETETGTADAAKLTDIEMSPSKDQQDDETGFRQDVEKLLLCPVCHELVTDPRKLNCGHFLCFECVQLLEVDEAIACPKCSSRMTVPESGIKEDELAAQLVQLLAQFHARTEKTQNGQSQVNGCNKYMDEEEDDSESDSDSDSTSENEETSTEDADDTLPDAKADTPPTSGISDVITVNAPTEALPDATETPAPSADKPQMAPTENVEVPEIILDPPKDYQSPDEEGPDNSARSDSATTVELQESVKEPVEHSEETDKIKEETKDVDEPDRVMKASEMKPSDAVALGNEASKQCEECSSTKCTCNIPLMKPPTSNGSQLSIETTTSNSPSECDETDIPVKKIAKFSVASASNIEVANRNRVYVTKWSYDDKGSVETYDCSGNKIKFVHAKNSSFGGITISRLGFIFVINTTKNRIEEFSGADGKKVKDFKLSLCADAYAVDILPTGEVIVVDQEKNRVVIYPNAKKSSSQPKILKNELIKNPHDVAACADGFYITCLGSRCLLKMDLDGNIVWKHSGQADDSTKESGIFHGVCTDESGNVYVVDRENEAVIVLTKDGELKGRIRVRERAFKGQRPWFISVRDTILAVLFSHNTVRTYQLVN, encoded by the exons ATGGTCGGAGAGACTGAAACAGGTACGGCTGATGCAGCCAAACTCACGGATATAGAGATGTCACCAAGCAAAGATCAACAG GATGACGAAACAGGATTCCGACAAGATGtggaaaaattattattatgtcCGGTTTGCCATGAACTCGTTACTGACCCAAGAAAGCTCAACTGCGGTCACTTCCTCTGCTTTGAATGCGTTCAACTTTTAGAAG TTGATGAGGCGATCGCTTGTCCCAAATGTTCGTCCCGAATGACAGTGCCTGAGTCAGGAATAAAAGAAGATGAACTAGCTGCTCAACTGGTCCAACTCTTGGCTCAATTTCATGCCCGTACAGAGAAAACACAG AACGGGCAATCGCAAGTTAATGGATGCAATAAATACATGGATGAAGAAGAAGACGACTCTGAATCCGACAGTGATTCTGATTCTACCTCTGAAAACGAAGAAACGTCAACGGAGGACGCTGACGACACTTTACCTGACGCCAAGGCTGATACCCCGCCAACCAGCGGGATCAGTGATGTTATAACGGTGAATGCTCCGACCGAGGCTCTACCTGACGCAACCGAAACACCAGCGCCTAGCGCCGACAAGCCACAAATGGCGCCTACTGAGAATGTAGAGGTACCAGAGATAATTTTGGATCCACCAAAAGATTATCAGTCACCGGATGAAGAAGGTCCTGATAATTCAGCACGTTCCGATTCCGCGACAACGGTAGAGCTACAAGAGTCCGTCAAAGAGCCAGTCGAGCATTCTGAAGAGACAGACAAGATAAAAGAGGAAACAAAAGATGTAGATGAGCCAGACAGGGTGATGAAAGCATCGGAAATGAAACCATCAGATGCTGTCGCCTTAGGCAACGAGGCCTCAAAACAGTGTGAAGAATGCAGCAGCACAAAGTGTACCTGCAACATACCACTAATG AAACCGCCAACTTCTAATGGCTCTCAGCTGTCGATTGAAACAACCACCTCCAACAGCCCTTCCGAATGCGATGAAACAGATATACCAGTAAAGAAAATAGCAAAGTTTTCAGTTGCATCAGCGAGCAATATCGAGGTGGCAAATCGCAACAGAGTCTATGtcacaaaatggtcatacgatgaCAAAGGCAGTGTGGAAACCTATGATTGCAGCGGCAATAAAATCAAGTTTGTCCACGCTAAAAATAGTAGCTTTGGTGGAATTACAATTAGCAGACTCGGCTTCATCTTCGTTATAAACACTACAAAAAATCGAATAGAAGAGTTCAGTGGTGCAGATGGAAAAAAGGTAAAAGATTTCAAGCTAAGTCTGTGCGCAGATGCTTATGCCGTAGATATCTTGCCAACTGGAGAGGTCATAGTTGTGGATCAGGAGAAGAACAGAGTAGTTATCTATccaaatgcaaaaaagagtaGTTCTCAACCAAAGATACTTAAAAATGAACTCATCAAAAACCCACATGATGTAGCAGCCTGCGCTGATGGATTTTACATAACTTGTTTAGGAAGCAGATGCTTGCTAAAAATGGATTTAGATGGAAACATCGTTTGGAAGCACAGCGGGCAAGCTGATGACTCAACAAAAGAATCTGGAATCTTTCACGGTGTATGCACTGACGAGTCGGGCAATGTCTATGTTGTTGATCGGGAGAACGAAGCTGTAATAGTGTTGACCAAAGACGGAGAGCTCAAGGGAAGAATCAGAGTAAGAGAGAGAGCTTTCAAAGGTCAAAGGCCATGGTTTATATCCGTACGCGACACTATCCTGGCTGTGCTTTTTAGCCATAACACAGTGAGAACGTACCAGTTGGTCAACTGA